A stretch of the Macaca thibetana thibetana isolate TM-01 chromosome X, ASM2454274v1, whole genome shotgun sequence genome encodes the following:
- the LOC126945677 gene encoding G antigen 10-like: MSWRGRSTYRRRPRRYVEPPEMIGPMLPEQFSDEEVEPPKPEEGEPATQSQDPAPTQEGEDEGASAGQGPEPEAESQEEVRPKTDCEHEDGPDVQEMSLPNPEEVKRPE; encoded by the exons ATGAGTTGGCGAGGAAGATCGACCTACCGGCGTAGACCAAGACGCTATGTAGAGCCTCCTGAAATGATTGGGCCTATGCTG CCTGAGCAGTTCAGTGATGAAGAAGTGGAACCACCAAAACCTGAAGAAGGGGAACCAGCAACTCAAAGTCAGGATCCTGCACCTActcaggagggagaggatgagggaGCATCTGCAGGTCAAG ggcCAGAACCTGAAGCTGAGAGCCAGGAAGAGGTTCGCCCGAAGACTGATTGTGAGCATGAAGATGGTCCTGATGTCCAGGAGATGAGCCTGCCAAATCCAGAGGAGGTGAAAAGGCCTGAATAA